One genomic segment of Novisyntrophococcus fermenticellae includes these proteins:
- the gndA gene encoding NADP-dependent phosphogluconate dehydrogenase, translating to MRSKQNIGIIGLAVMGKNLALNIADHGYTVSVFNRSAKRTEEFLAKCVSTALKGYFTLEEFVQSLELPRKIILMVKAGNAVDATIRQLKPYLTEGDVIIDGGNSYFEQTINRSKELEAEGFHYFGVGISGGEEGARTGPAIMPGGDEKAYELIQPILTNISARAEGEPCCHYIGRDGAGHFVKMVHNGIEYADMQLICEAYLILKNMLNMSPPDLHAVFKEWNQGELNSYLISITSDIFTKKDLDSDNYLVDMILDVAGQKGTGKWTSQAALDLGVSIPTITGAVFERYLSSAKDLRMAASQLYGGSIKSEQKTTDFAESVRKALYASKICAYAQGFSLMLEASKHYGWNLNLSNIAKTFRGGCIIRAQFLNKIAEAYQTEPELANLLMNNYFKTSIQQYEQAWRNVVSTAITSGIPVPAFSSAISYFDSFRTHTLPMNLLQAQRDYFGTHTYKRIDKEGTYHTQW from the coding sequence ATGAGGAGTAAGCAGAACATTGGAATTATCGGATTGGCTGTTATGGGAAAAAATCTTGCCTTAAATATAGCAGACCACGGCTACACCGTATCGGTTTTTAACCGGAGTGCAAAGAGAACGGAAGAATTTCTTGCAAAATGCGTCAGCACAGCCCTGAAGGGGTACTTCACCCTTGAAGAATTCGTGCAATCACTGGAACTGCCGAGAAAAATCATTTTGATGGTAAAGGCCGGAAATGCGGTTGATGCTACCATCAGACAATTGAAACCATATCTTACTGAGGGAGACGTAATCATTGATGGAGGTAATTCTTATTTTGAACAAACCATCAACAGAAGCAAGGAACTTGAGGCTGAAGGATTTCATTATTTCGGAGTCGGTATCTCCGGAGGAGAAGAAGGTGCCCGCACGGGGCCGGCGATTATGCCGGGCGGCGATGAAAAGGCATATGAATTGATTCAGCCGATTCTAACGAATATCTCTGCGAGAGCAGAAGGAGAACCATGTTGCCATTATATCGGCAGAGATGGAGCGGGTCATTTTGTAAAGATGGTCCATAACGGAATCGAGTATGCAGATATGCAGCTCATTTGTGAAGCGTACCTGATTTTGAAAAATATGCTGAATATGAGCCCGCCTGATCTGCACGCGGTATTCAAAGAATGGAATCAAGGGGAACTGAATAGCTATCTGATTAGTATTACATCGGATATCTTCACCAAGAAGGATTTGGATTCGGACAATTATCTGGTGGACATGATTTTGGATGTTGCGGGTCAGAAGGGAACGGGTAAATGGACCAGTCAGGCTGCACTCGACTTGGGTGTTTCTATTCCGACGATTACCGGCGCAGTTTTTGAACGGTACCTCTCTTCTGCCAAGGATCTCCGGATGGCAGCAAGCCAATTATATGGTGGCAGCATAAAATCAGAGCAAAAAACAACAGATTTTGCCGAGTCGGTAAGAAAAGCACTTTATGCCAGCAAGATTTGCGCGTATGCACAGGGGTTCAGTCTGATGCTGGAAGCGTCAAAGCATTACGGATGGAATCTCAATCTCTCTAACATTGCAAAGACATTCCGGGGAGGATGCATCATAAGGGCTCAGTTTTTAAACAAAATAGCCGAAGCATATCAGACTGAGCCGGAGCTCGCAAATTTGCTTATGAACAATTATTTTAAGACTTCAATCCAGCAGTATGAGCAGGCGTGGAGGAACGTTGTTTCCACCGCCATTACCTCGGGCATTCCGGTTCCCGCCTTCTCAAGTGCCATCTCTTATTTTGACAGTTTCAGAACACATACCCTGCCTATGAACCTACTGCA
- a CDS encoding exosporium glycoprotein BclB-related protein, giving the protein MQEFSEKKVEKNSDVSMSECRCRPPCPPYNIGPTGPPGPRGCRGPMGPAGAMGPIGPMGPRGAVGPMGPMGPTGPMGQRGPMGPIGPMGQRGPMGPIGPTGPAGLTGATGANGVAGATGATGPTGPAGAIGPTGPTGANGITGATGPTGADGAAGATGPTGPAGAIGPTGPTGANGITGATGPTGAAGANGAAGPTGPTGPTGADGAAGATGPTGPAGAIGPTGPTGANGITGATGPTGADGATGPTGATGPAGANGAAGATGPTGADGATGPTGATGPAGAIGPTGPTGANGITGATGPTGADGAAGATGPTGATGSTGADGATGPTGATGPTGADGATGPTGATGPTGATGPTGSGAIIPFASGLPVAPTSIALGLVGLPAVIAFGNSTVLPNVLGATIDLTGAGGLLANMAFSVPRDGIISDVTAYFSVVLGLSLIGTDLTVHAQLYQSATPNNTFSPIAGTEVTLAPNFSGIITIGDIASGSLSGLNIPVTAGTRLLMVFTLTASGISLVNTLTGYASAGINIL; this is encoded by the coding sequence ATGCAAGAATTTTCTGAAAAAAAAGTCGAAAAGAATTCTGATGTATCTATGAGTGAATGCAGATGCAGACCACCGTGTCCGCCTTATAATATAGGACCTACCGGACCTCCGGGTCCCAGGGGATGTAGGGGGCCCATGGGGCCAGCGGGGGCAATGGGGCCTATCGGCCCAATGGGACCCAGGGGCGCAGTCGGGCCGATGGGGCCTATGGGACCAACGGGACCTATGGGGCAAAGAGGACCGATGGGACCTATCGGGCCTATGGGGCAAAGAGGACCGATGGGACCGATCGGGCCGACCGGTCCTGCTGGTTTGACCGGCGCTACCGGGGCCAATGGTGTTGCCGGAGCTACTGGTGCTACTGGACCCACTGGTCCTGCTGGAGCCATAGGTCCTACCGGTCCTACCGGGGCTAATGGTATTACTGGCGCTACTGGACCTACCGGCGCTGACGGGGCTGCTGGCGCTACTGGACCCACTGGTCCTGCTGGGGCTATAGGGCCTACCGGTCCTACCGGGGCTAATGGTATTACTGGCGCTACTGGTCCTACTGGCGCTGCCGGGGCTAATGGGGCTGCCGGTCCTACTGGACCCACTGGTCCTACCGGCGCTGACGGGGCTGCTGGCGCTACTGGACCCACTGGTCCTGCTGGGGCTATAGGGCCTACCGGTCCTACCGGGGCTAATGGTATTACTGGCGCTACTGGCCCTACCGGCGCTGACGGGGCTACCGGTCCTACTGGTGCCACTGGTCCTGCTGGGGCTAACGGGGCTGCCGGAGCTACTGGTCCTACCGGCGCTGACGGCGCTACCGGTCCTACTGGTGCCACTGGTCCTGCTGGGGCTATAGGGCCTACCGGTCCTACCGGGGCTAATGGTATTACTGGCGCTACTGGCCCTACCGGCGCTGACGGCGCTGCCGGAGCTACCGGTCCTACTGGCGCCACTGGTTCTACCGGCGCTGACGGCGCTACCGGTCCTACTGGCGCTACTGGGCCTACCGGCGCTGACGGCGCTACCGGTCCTACTGGCGCCACTGGTCCTACCGGCGCTACTGGGCCTACCGGCAGCGGTGCAATTATTCCGTTTGCATCCGGACTTCCGGTTGCACCAACTTCAATTGCTTTAGGACTTGTGGGACTGCCAGCTGTCATTGCTTTTGGTAACAGTACGGTTCTGCCAAATGTTTTGGGTGCCACAATTGACCTGACTGGTGCAGGTGGGCTGTTAGCCAACATGGCTTTTTCAGTACCCAGAGACGGTATAATTTCGGACGTCACAGCATACTTCAGTGTTGTTCTGGGGCTTAGCTTAATTGGAACAGACCTGACAGTTCATGCCCAACTTTATCAATCTGCAACCCCGAATAATACTTTTTCACCTATTGCCGGAACTGAAGTTACGCTTGCTCCAAACTTCAGCGGAATTATAACTATTGGAGATATTGCCTCCGGATCTCTTTCAGGATTAAATATTCCTGTAACAGCGGGAACAAGACTTCTGATGGTATTTACGTTAACGGCCAGCGGCATTTCGCTCGTCAATACGTTAACAGGTTATGCCAGCGCTGGAATTAATATTTTATAA